A part of Actinobaculum sp. 313 genomic DNA contains:
- a CDS encoding PadR family transcriptional regulator, with protein sequence MASTTLRTKVLNLAILGYLALGPQHGYALRKRLNLSLGVFRTLSYGSLYPALRRLEDSGYIVSHEDPNSTRSKRRRITYSITDKGRQYLDNELSSVGPGDWEDGTFDVRFAMFSSTDSATRLRILEGRFARMLERREALQQWMEGVARDPDGYILELANHGLAQVAAELEWLEAMIQNERRQVAKNKHRRSS encoded by the coding sequence ATGGCAAGCACAACGCTGCGCACGAAGGTTCTTAACCTTGCCATCCTTGGTTATCTGGCGCTCGGCCCGCAGCATGGCTATGCGCTACGCAAACGACTCAATCTCTCGCTGGGAGTGTTCCGCACCCTGAGCTACGGTTCCCTATATCCCGCGCTGCGCCGCCTCGAGGACTCCGGTTATATCGTGTCCCATGAGGATCCGAACTCCACACGCTCCAAACGCCGTCGTATCACCTACTCGATCACGGATAAAGGTAGGCAGTATCTCGACAACGAACTATCCTCCGTCGGGCCGGGAGACTGGGAAGACGGAACCTTCGACGTGCGTTTCGCCATGTTTTCCTCCACCGACAGCGCCACCCGCCTACGCATTCTTGAAGGGCGATTCGCCCGCATGCTGGAGCGTCGTGAAGCTCTGCAACAGTGGATGGAAGGCGTAGCCCGCGATCCCGATGGATACATCCTCGAACTGGCAAACCATGGCCTAGCCCAGGTAGCAGCGGAGCTCGAATGGCTGGAGGCGATGATTCAAAACGAGCGGCGGCAGGTAGCGAAAAACAAACACCGCCGAAGCAGCTAA
- a CDS encoding inositol-3-phosphate synthase yields MGKIRVGIVGVGNCASSLIQGVEYYKDADPATSVPGLMHVQFGDYHVRDLEFVTAFDVDAKKVGVDLADAINSSENNTIKIADVPPTGVAVERGHTLDGLGKYYQNQIEESPADPVDVVAALREKEVDVLVNYLPVGSEDAAKFYAQCAVDAQVAFVNAMPVFIGSTPEWSDKFAAAGVPVIGDDIKSQIGATITHRVLAKLFEDRGVTLDRTYQLNVGGNMDFMNMLERERLESKKISKTNAVQSNLHNPLDGHDVHIGPSDYVSWLDDRKWAFVRLEGRNFGDAPVSLEYKLEVWDSPNSAGIIIDAVRAAKIGLDRGIGGELLSPSSYFMKSPMEQRPDDIARESVEAFIRGEVER; encoded by the coding sequence ATGGGAAAGATCCGCGTCGGCATTGTAGGTGTCGGCAACTGTGCATCATCACTAATCCAGGGCGTTGAATATTACAAGGACGCCGACCCGGCAACATCCGTGCCCGGTCTTATGCACGTGCAGTTCGGCGACTACCACGTCCGCGACCTTGAGTTCGTTACCGCTTTCGACGTTGACGCCAAGAAGGTTGGCGTTGACCTCGCCGATGCGATCAACTCCTCCGAGAACAACACGATCAAGATTGCTGATGTTCCACCCACCGGCGTGGCCGTTGAGCGCGGGCACACCCTGGATGGACTCGGCAAGTACTACCAGAACCAGATTGAGGAGTCACCGGCCGACCCGGTCGACGTCGTCGCCGCACTGCGTGAAAAGGAAGTTGACGTATTGGTCAATTATCTTCCCGTCGGTTCGGAAGACGCGGCGAAGTTCTACGCGCAGTGCGCGGTGGATGCGCAGGTGGCCTTCGTCAATGCCATGCCGGTGTTCATCGGATCGACGCCGGAGTGGAGCGATAAGTTCGCCGCCGCCGGTGTACCCGTGATCGGCGACGACATTAAGTCGCAGATCGGCGCCACCATCACCCACCGGGTGCTGGCGAAGCTGTTCGAAGACCGCGGCGTGACGCTGGACCGCACCTACCAGCTCAATGTGGGCGGCAATATGGACTTTATGAATATGTTGGAGCGTGAGCGCCTGGAGTCCAAGAAGATCTCGAAGACGAATGCGGTGCAGTCGAACCTTCATAACCCGCTTGATGGCCACGATGTGCATATCGGCCCCTCAGACTACGTCTCCTGGCTAGATGATCGCAAGTGGGCCTTTGTGCGCTTGGAGGGCCGCAACTTTGGCGATGCTCCGGTTTCCTTGGAGTACAAGCTGGAGGTGTGGGATTCGCCGAACTCGGCCGGCATCATCATCGATGCCGTGCGTGCGGCCAAGATCGGCCTGGACCGTGGAATCGGCGGCGAATTGCTCTCGCCGTCGTCCTATTTCATGAAGTCCCCGATGGAGCAGCGGCCCGATGATATCGCCCGCGAATCCGTCGAAGCCTTCATCCGTGGCGAGGTGGAGCGGTAA
- a CDS encoding methyltransferase — MLEWAKDRAVPARIVDPGCGSGRYILAALRAFPNAVGIASDVDPYAVLMTRANAHVLGLESRLKIVVGDYRALTLPKIEGVTLFLGNPPYVRHHDIEAQWKTWLGDTASRMGLKASKLAGLHAHFFLATALYAQAGDIGSFITSSEWLDVNYGQLIRDLLVGPLSVSSLHVLSPTSLPFDDATVTGTITCFEVGVNAPDVRIQTVESISSLDDLSAGFPISRQRLAETSRWSVITRVTPKLPDGYVELGELARVHRGTVTGANKVWVTARDAVDLPDDFLFPAITRARELFAAGDRLVNSEDLKTVIDLPADLDVLDEVDRKRVDRFLRNAKKLGVADGYVARNRRAWWSVGLASPAPILATYMARRPPAFVRNAVDAHHINIAHGIYPRDAMSGSDLDALAAYLRVNVSTTSGRTYAGGLTKFEPREMERLVVPCLPLLRDKDRHDSSTTNLVEL, encoded by the coding sequence ATGTTGGAGTGGGCAAAGGATCGTGCGGTCCCGGCCCGTATTGTCGATCCTGGCTGCGGCTCGGGCCGATACATCCTAGCTGCCTTGCGTGCCTTCCCGAACGCGGTTGGCATCGCATCTGACGTTGACCCCTACGCCGTCCTCATGACCCGCGCCAACGCTCACGTCCTGGGGCTCGAATCGCGTCTCAAGATCGTAGTCGGCGATTACCGTGCGCTCACCCTGCCCAAGATCGAGGGCGTCACGCTCTTCCTGGGGAACCCGCCCTATGTCCGTCATCACGACATTGAAGCTCAATGGAAGACCTGGCTCGGTGATACAGCCTCCCGAATGGGGCTCAAAGCAAGCAAACTCGCTGGTCTTCATGCCCACTTCTTCCTGGCGACCGCACTCTATGCTCAAGCGGGGGACATCGGTTCTTTCATTACCAGTTCAGAATGGCTCGATGTTAACTACGGACAGCTCATTCGAGACCTACTCGTCGGCCCGCTCTCCGTGTCGAGCCTTCACGTCCTGAGTCCAACGAGCCTACCCTTTGATGACGCCACCGTCACCGGCACTATCACGTGTTTCGAGGTCGGTGTGAACGCTCCTGACGTGCGCATTCAGACCGTTGAAAGCATCAGTTCGCTTGACGACCTTTCGGCTGGATTCCCGATCTCACGGCAGCGCCTCGCCGAGACGTCCCGGTGGTCCGTTATTACGCGAGTAACCCCGAAGCTCCCTGACGGATACGTCGAGCTTGGAGAACTTGCGCGCGTCCACCGAGGTACCGTTACTGGTGCGAACAAGGTGTGGGTCACCGCCCGCGACGCCGTTGATCTTCCTGATGACTTCCTCTTCCCCGCTATCACCCGCGCGCGTGAGCTCTTCGCCGCTGGTGACCGTTTGGTAAACTCCGAGGACCTCAAGACTGTCATCGACTTGCCCGCGGATTTAGACGTCCTCGACGAGGTTGACCGGAAAAGGGTCGATCGCTTCCTCCGCAACGCGAAGAAGCTCGGCGTCGCTGACGGCTATGTCGCACGCAACCGGCGCGCGTGGTGGAGCGTCGGCCTAGCTTCACCGGCGCCTATCTTGGCGACCTACATGGCGCGACGACCTCCAGCCTTTGTGAGGAACGCAGTCGATGCTCACCACATCAACATCGCCCACGGGATCTATCCGAGGGACGCCATGAGCGGTTCGGATCTCGATGCCCTCGCCGCCTACCTGCGTGTCAACGTGTCAACAACGAGCGGGCGGACCTACGCTGGTGGACTGACAAAGTTCGAGCCACGAGAGATGGAGCGTCTGGTGGTTCCATGCCTCCCGCTGCTCCGTGACAAGGACCGTCATGACTCAAGCACCACCAATCTGGTCGAACTCTGA
- a CDS encoding XamI family restriction endonuclease — protein MTQAPPIWSNSELAAQIARATEIFKEERIGEPLELYSDLFDKYRDPVESLLEESVDLQELTGVVQEYIIDQDKRYALRYLASPPVSDDDLKVLADAKFSPAALEKDPDAVARIIEVVLAGLDRWRFPWLTEGREATEMERRIATISTTSLIATSRLQTYRRNTQKTDQEEHIADALRSIGFQGVPTRNIGSVLDAPAPGEFCHESLLGGSKADIIARLWDGRILAIEAKVTNSATNSVKRVNREAATKAVNWLNKFGTLGVIPCAVLSGVFKVHNLVSAQNDGLTIFWAHDLDRMLEFIKKTR, from the coding sequence ATGACTCAAGCACCACCAATCTGGTCGAACTCTGAGCTGGCAGCACAGATCGCCCGAGCCACGGAGATCTTCAAGGAGGAACGCATCGGCGAACCTCTTGAGCTCTACTCCGACCTCTTCGACAAATATCGGGACCCCGTCGAGAGCCTCCTTGAAGAGAGCGTTGACCTTCAAGAACTCACCGGCGTGGTTCAGGAGTACATCATAGATCAGGACAAACGCTACGCCCTCCGCTACCTCGCCTCGCCACCTGTCAGCGACGATGACCTCAAGGTCCTCGCAGACGCCAAGTTCTCCCCCGCCGCCCTGGAGAAAGATCCAGACGCCGTCGCACGCATCATCGAGGTCGTCCTTGCCGGACTCGACCGCTGGAGGTTCCCCTGGCTCACCGAAGGTCGCGAGGCAACCGAGATGGAGCGTCGTATCGCGACGATTTCAACCACCAGCCTCATCGCGACGAGCCGTTTGCAAACCTATCGGCGGAACACCCAGAAGACCGATCAGGAGGAACATATCGCGGATGCCCTTCGCTCTATCGGATTTCAAGGGGTGCCGACTCGTAACATCGGGAGCGTGCTAGATGCTCCCGCACCAGGCGAGTTCTGCCACGAGAGTCTCCTTGGAGGCTCGAAGGCCGACATCATCGCACGCCTATGGGACGGTCGTATCCTCGCGATCGAAGCCAAGGTTACGAACTCCGCCACTAACAGCGTCAAACGTGTGAACCGAGAAGCCGCAACCAAGGCCGTCAACTGGCTCAACAAGTTCGGAACGCTCGGGGTTATCCCGTGCGCTGTGCTCTCCGGCGTGTTCAAGGTTCACAATCTGGTCTCTGCGCAGAATGACGGGCTGACGATCTTCTGGGCGCATGACCTCGATCGGATGCTGGAGTTCATCAAGAAGACCAGATGA